GGCGGGGCGCGACCTCCTGGCGGGCGCGGCGGAGGGGCTGCCACCGGGAGGGGTGCTGCTGCTCTACGGCCCGTTCAGCCGCGGCGCCGAGCGGCTGCCGCGGCTGGAGCGCTTCGACCAGGCGCTGCGCGCCCACGACCCCGCGCTGGGCGTGCGCGCGCTCGAGCCGCTGCTGGGAGCGGCCGCGGCGCTCGGCCTCGCGCTGGTGGCCGACACCGGCGGCGCCGAGCAGGGCGATCGGCTGCTCCTGCTGCGGCGCTGAGCGAAGGCGGCGGGCGCCCCTCCCGTCACCGGGGCGGGGCCTCCCTCACCGGCGCGGCGCGCCCACCCGGGCGCGGCGGGGCGGCGGACGGTTCGCGCCCGCCGCCGGCCGCTCGACTCACTTGGCCTTGACGTGGCACTCGGCGCACTTGGCCGGGCCCTTCTTCTCCGCCTTGTGGCACTCCAGGCAGAGCTTGTGGGCCGCGTCCTTGCCCAGCTTGCCGATGGCCTTGGCCTCGCCGGGGCCGTGGCAGACGGCGCACTTCACCGCGGCGTGGGTGGCGTGCTTGAAGGTCACGTTGCCCTGCTTGGCCTCCAGCACCTGCGGCTCCTTGGGAGCGGTGGCGGCGGAGGCGTTCAGGGCGAAGAGGGCGGCGGCGACGAGGACCAGGCGCTTCATGGGTGCTCCTTCGAGCGGGAGGGTGTGCCGGCTGCTTCGAGGTGGTGACGCGCCGGCCCGTGAAGTTAGTCACGTGGGCGCGCCGTCCGGGCAGCGACACATCGCCGCGCGCTCGTCTGCCGCACGGCGCGCCCGGCCCGGGAGCGCGGGGCCTACCGTGGCGCGCTAGGGGGCCTGCCGGGCGTTGTGGCGGAAGATGGTGCCGCGCGCGTCGTCCAGGTCGAGGTCGCTGACCAGGCCGCGCTGCACGAAGTAGCGGCCGATGGGCTGCTGCAGCCGGAGCTGCTGGCCGAGCAGGGCCAGCAGCTGGAAGGGGGTGAGGTAGCCGTGGCGCACGGCGAACTCGCCGAAGGGCTGGCGCACCCCCTCGGCGCGCCGCCGCTCCAGGATCTCCGCCACCTCGAACCGCTCCAGGAAGCCGAAGTCCACCGCGATGCGCCCCACCGCCGGGCGCTGCGTGCGCTGCCAGGCGACGGCCGCCACGAAGTCCTGCCAGCCCACCCGGCCCGAGTAGTAGAGGAACTCGGCCAGGCGAAGGCGGCGGCGCGGCAGGCCGGCCACGGCCCAGGGCGGGACGGCCGGCGCGGCGCGGGGGGGCTCGAACCTCGACCGGTCGGGGGGCGGCGCCGAGGGCCCGGCGGCCCGGGCGCTCCAGCGGCGGCCTGCGGCGGCGGGTGGCGGCGAGACCGGCGGCGTCACCGGTGGCGCTGCGGCGGCGGCGGCGGCCGCGGCGCGGGCCCGCTGCCCCTCGCCCCCGGCGGCGCGCCACGCCTGGCCCGTGGCGGTCGGCCCCGTGCGCTCGGCGCCGCGGGGAGCGGCGCCAGGGGGCGGGGCGGCGGATCGGCCGGGCGGTGGCGTGGCCGGCCGGTGCACCCGGGCCCGGCCAGGCGGCGGCGCGGCGCGGGCGGCCGGGCGCGGCGTCGGCGGCGGGCTCGGCGGCGGGGGCGGGCAGAGGGTGGGCAGCGGGCCGGCCCTGAGCCGCACCAGCAGCTCGTAGGCCTCGGAGACGGCGCGGAACTCGCGGGCCAGCTCGGCCTCGCTGCGCCCCAGCACCACCGCGCGATCCGGGTGGGTCTCGAAGGCGCGGCGACGGAAGGCGCGCTTCAGCTCGCCGTGCCAGCCGCCCTGGTCGGCCGCGGCCACGAAGGTGGGCCCGAACATCACCGTGCCGGCGCGGACCACCTCGTCCCAGCTGATCTCGTGCACCAGCACCTGGCCGCCGCCTCCACCCGCCCCCGGTTCGATATCGGGTGGAATCTAGGTCGAGGCGTCGCCGGTTTTCCAGTTTTCGTCGAGCGCTGGCCCGAGGCGGGGCCGGGTCGGCGCGGCGGTTGCGCCCCGCGCCCCGCCCTTCACCGCCCGTCGATCTTGACCTGCACCGTCACCCACAGCGCGGACGGCCGGCCGGAGGGCTCGGCGCCGGGGACCCACTCGCAGGCCCGCACCGCGTCGGCGATGGCCGCCACCAGCGGCTCGGGCGCGGGGGTCACCGCGTGGAAGAGGATGGGGGTGCCGTTGCCGTCCACCGCCAGCTTGACGGTGGCGCCGCCCACCGTGCCGCGGAACTCCGGCGGCACGCGCAGCTTGCGCTCGATGCAGCCGGGCTCCTTGAGCGCGGGGCGCAGGCCGCCGGGCGGGGTGAGCGTGGGCGGGCTGCCGGCCGGGGCCGACTCGAAGGCGAAGCGCACCAGGTACGGGCCGGCCAGGCCGCCGGCCGGCACCGGGAACTCCCAGCCGGTCACCACCTCGGCCGCGCAGGTCTCCAGCTCCGGATCGGCGGGCGCCGCGGCGGCGCGCACCTCGGCCGGGCTGCCGTCGGCCTCCACCAGGAAGGCCACCAGCACCTCGGTGCGCACCCCCGGGTTCTTCCGCTCCGCCTGGTAGCAGCTGCCCAGCTGGTGGCGGCGCAGCGCCACCAGCAGGTCCACCGGCGGGTCGCCGGCGTCGCCCGGGCGCGGCGCGCCGCCGAGGTCGAGCCGGCCGCGCAGCTCCGGCGGCACCGCCGCCAGCAGCGCCTCGGTGGGCCGGCGCACCTCCTCCCGGGCGCGGCGCGGGCCGCGCGAGGAGGGGGTGAGGTCGGTGGGGTGGAACCCGCCGGCGCCGGGGATGCCGAGCGCCAGGCTGCGCGGCTCGTCCACCAGGCGCGGCGTGGGCGTGCGCACCGAGGGCGGCGGCACCGGCAGGCCGGCCAGGTCGCAGGCCGGGGCGATGGCCGCGGCGCAGGCGGTGGCATAGAGCGGCGCGGGGGACACCTCGCCCGGCACCTCGGCCGAGCGGGTGGCCAGCAGCCCGAGGCGGTAGCAGGCCAGCGGCAGGCCCCCGTCGCAGGCCTTGCGCAGGGCGCGCACCGCGCCCGGTACGTCGCGGGGCACCAGGGTGCCCGCCTCCAGGGCGCTGCCCAGGTTGAGGCAGCCCTCCGGCACGCCGGTCTCGCAGGCGGCGCGGAACCAGCGGACGGTCTTCTGGCCGGCCTCGCCCGCCTCGTCGGGGCGCAGCGCCAGCGTGTTCACGCCCTCCACCGTCATGACGCCCAGGTTGGAGCAGGCCAGCGCGAAGGCGCCGTCGCAGGCGCGCCGGGACAGGGCCACGGCGCGCGCGTCGCTCTGGGCCACGCCCCGGCCGATGGCCGAGAGGACGCCCAGGTCGGCGCAGCCGGCCGCCTCGCCCATCTCGCAGGCCTTGGTGGCGTAGGCGGCGGCCAGCCGGTCGTCCGGCGCGGCGCCCTGCCCGAGCAGGTGGGCGCGGCCCAGGTCGCGGCAGGCCACCGGGTACCCGAGGGTGCAGCGGGACTCCAGCGTCTCGGCGGCCGCCCGCGGCGGCGGGCCGGACGGGGCGGTGGCGCAGGCGGACAGGAGCGACAGGCAGGCGGCCAGGCGGAGGGTATCGTTCGAACGGGGCATGACGGGTGACCTCTGGCGGCGAGGGATAACACGGATCCTCGGGACCCCTTGCCCCCGGGGAAGCGATCTTTGACCCCGTCCGGCTTCGGGATCGCGCGGCGGGCATGGCATAACCCGCCCATGCTGCGAAAGATCGTGCAGATCGACGAGGCCCGCTGCGACGGCTGTGGTGAGTGCCTCTCCTCGTGCGCCGAGGGGGCCATCGCGCTGGTGGGCGGCAAGGCCCGGCTGGTGTCGGAGGTCTACTGCGACGGCCTGGGGGCCTGCCTGGGCGACTGCCCGCAGGGCGCCATCTCGGTGATCGAGCGCGAGGCGCCCGGCTTCGACGAGGGCGCGGTGGCCGACCACCTGGCCCGCCTCGGGCGGCCCGCCCCGGCCCACGCCACCGCCCGCCCGGCCGACCAGGGCGCGCCACACGCGCCGGCGGCCCACCCCGCGACCGGCCACCAGGGCCACGCCCACGCCGCGCCGCCCGGCGGCTGCCCCGGCTCGGCGCCGCGCGCCCTGCCTCGCCTCGGGCTCACCGTGGTGAAGGACGCCCCGGGCCCGGCCGCGCCGCCGGCGCCGCGCCAGGGCGGCTCCACGCTCTCCCACTGGCCGGTGCAGCTCACGCTGGTGCCGCCCGGCGCACCCTGGCTGAAGGGCGCCGACCTGCTGGTGGCCGCCGACTGCGTGCCCTTCGCCTACGCCGGCTTCCACGCCGACCTGCTGGCCGGCAAGGCGCTGGTGGTGGGCTGCCCCAAGCTCGACGACAACCAGGCCTACGCGGCCAAGCTGGCCGACCTGATCGCCAGGAACGACCTGCGCTCCATCACGGTGGTGCGCATGGAGGTGCCCTGCTGCGGCGGGCTGGCCTGGGCGGCGCGCGAGGGGCTGGCGCGCAGCGGCTCGCAGGTTCCGCTCACCGACGTGGTCATCGGCGTGGACGGCTCGGTCCGGAGCGCCTGAGCGGCCGCCGCGGGGCTCCGGCAGGCCCACGGGTCCCGCGCGGGGCCTCGCCCAGGGGCCAGCCGGGTCGCGGCGCGGCGTAAGCGAACGCTCTCCTCGCCGGCCCTGTCCCCCGCTCCCCCGGCTTTACGCTGGGCGCGCCGCCGCCGAGAATCGGTTGGTGCCCCACCAGTCTCACCGCGCCCTCGGCCCGCTGCCGCTGCTGCACCACGTGCTGGCGGCGCTGGCGCTGGTCGCGGCGGTGGTCCCGGCGCTCTACCTGTACTTCGGCGTGGCCCTGCTGAGCGGCGGCTTCGGCCCCGACCACGGCCCCGCCGCGCCGGGGCTGGCCTGGCAGGTGGTCGGCGGCGGCCTGGCCGGCGTCCTCCTCATGGCGGGCTACGCGCTCCTGCTGGTGAGCGCCGGCCGCGCCCTCGGCGGGCTGCGCCGCTGGCAGCTGGTGTGCGCGACCGCCTGGCTCTCGCTGGCCTTCCCGCCCTTCGGCACCCTGCTCGGGGTGGCCACGCTGCTGACGCTGCGCCGCCCGGAGGTGCGCCGCCTCTTCGGGCGCGCCGCCACGGCCGCCTGGCCGCCCGCCGGCGCCCCCCGCGGCGGGCCGGTCGGCGGCGCCCTCGGCGGGCCGGGCCGCGCCTCCGCCCCGCTGGCCTGGTGACGCGGGCGGGCCCGGCCCGCTATCCTGCGCCACACGTCGAGCCCGACCTGGCGCCACCCCGGCGCCGCGCCGGCCGGCGCCACCCACCAGGTGGTCCGCTCACGGCGCCCTCCCCGGCCCGCCGGCGGGCCCGGCGCGAGGCGATCCCAATGAAGGCGGTCCGATTCACCGGCAAGGGTGGTCCGGAGGTGGTGGAGCTGGCCGAGGTGGAGCAGCCCAGCCCGCAGCGCGGCGAGGTGCTGGTGCGGGTGCGCGCGGCGGCCATGAACCGGGCGGATCTCCTGCAGCGGCGCGGCCTCTACCCGCCGCCCCCCGGGTTCAGGGAGGACATCCCGGGCCTGGAGCTGGCCGGCGAGGTGGCGGCGGTGGGCGCCGGCGTGACCGCCTGGAAGGTGGGCGACCGGGTCATGGCCATCGCCTCGGGCGAGGCCCAGGCCGAGTACGCGCTGGCCCACGAGCGGATGCTGCTCCGGGTGCCGGAGGGGATGAGCCTCACCGACGCCGGCGCCCTCCCCGAGGCCGGCCTGACGGCCCACGACGCCATGTTCACCATCGGCGGGCTGCGCCCCGGCGCCGCCGTCCTCATCCACGCGGTGGGCTCGGGCGTGGCCACGGCGGCGCTCCAGATCGCGCGGGCTGCCGGCGCGCTCACCATCGGCACCAGCCGCACCGCCGACAAGCTCGAGAAGGCCAGGGCGCTCGGCCTCGACCACGGCATCCTGGTCGGCCAGGAGGAGCCGAAGTTCGCCGAGGAGGTCCGGAAGCTCACGGGGAAGCGCGGCGCCGCCGTGGTCCTCGACTTCGTGGCCGGCGCCTACACGCCGGAGAACCTCAGCTGCGTGGCGCCGGGCGGCCGGATCGTCATCATCGGCACCATGGGCGGCGGCAAGCCGGTGGTGGACCTGGGCCTGCTGATGCGATCGCGCGGCAGCATCGTGGGCACGGTGCTCCGCCCGCGCCCGCTCGAGGAGAAGATCGCCGCCACCGTGGCCTTCGGCCGCGACGTCTTGCCCCTCATCGCCGCCGGCCGGGTGAAGCCGGTGGTGGACTGCGTCCTCCCCGCCGCCCGCGCCAGGGAGGCGCACCAGCGGATGGAGGCCAACGACTCGTTCGGGAAGATCGTGCTGGAGTTCTGAGGAGGTCCCCATGGACGCCGCCACCCTCGCCAAGCACCTCGAGCAGCACCTGCGCATCGCCACCTTCCCGGTGGGACTCCGCGCGCTGGCTCCCGGCGAGCCGGTGCCCGCCAAGGCCAGGCGCCCGAAGCAGGACCTGCACGTGGAGGTGGCCATCTGCCAGGCCATCAGCCTGGCGCGCCGCTCCGGCATGACGCTGGTCTTCGGCCGGGAGGACGTCTCCTGCCCGCTCGCCAAGG
This genomic interval from Anaeromyxobacter sp. contains the following:
- a CDS encoding cytochrome c3 family protein — translated: MKRLVLVAAALFALNASAATAPKEPQVLEAKQGNVTFKHATHAAVKCAVCHGPGEAKAIGKLGKDAAHKLCLECHKAEKKGPAKCAECHVKAK
- a CDS encoding J domain-containing protein → MLVHEISWDEVVRAGTVMFGPTFVAAADQGGWHGELKRAFRRRAFETHPDRAVVLGRSEAELAREFRAVSEAYELLVRLRAGPLPTLCPPPPPSPPPTPRPAARAAPPPGRARVHRPATPPPGRSAAPPPGAAPRGAERTGPTATGQAWRAAGGEGQRARAAAAAAAAAPPVTPPVSPPPAAAGRRWSARAAGPSAPPPDRSRFEPPRAAPAVPPWAVAGLPRRRLRLAEFLYYSGRVGWQDFVAAVAWQRTQRPAVGRIAVDFGFLERFEVAEILERRRAEGVRQPFGEFAVRHGYLTPFQLLALLGQQLRLQQPIGRYFVQRGLVSDLDLDDARGTIFRHNARQAP
- a CDS encoding sel1 repeat family protein, whose amino-acid sequence is MPRSNDTLRLAACLSLLSACATAPSGPPPRAAAETLESRCTLGYPVACRDLGRAHLLGQGAAPDDRLAAAYATKACEMGEAAGCADLGVLSAIGRGVAQSDARAVALSRRACDGAFALACSNLGVMTVEGVNTLALRPDEAGEAGQKTVRWFRAACETGVPEGCLNLGSALEAGTLVPRDVPGAVRALRKACDGGLPLACYRLGLLATRSAEVPGEVSPAPLYATACAAAIAPACDLAGLPVPPPSVRTPTPRLVDEPRSLALGIPGAGGFHPTDLTPSSRGPRRAREEVRRPTEALLAAVPPELRGRLDLGGAPRPGDAGDPPVDLLVALRRHQLGSCYQAERKNPGVRTEVLVAFLVEADGSPAEVRAAAAPADPELETCAAEVVTGWEFPVPAGGLAGPYLVRFAFESAPAGSPPTLTPPGGLRPALKEPGCIERKLRVPPEFRGTVGGATVKLAVDGNGTPILFHAVTPAPEPLVAAIADAVRACEWVPGAEPSGRPSALWVTVQVKIDGR
- a CDS encoding ferredoxin, with product MLRKIVQIDEARCDGCGECLSSCAEGAIALVGGKARLVSEVYCDGLGACLGDCPQGAISVIEREAPGFDEGAVADHLARLGRPAPAHATARPADQGAPHAPAAHPATGHQGHAHAAPPGGCPGSAPRALPRLGLTVVKDAPGPAAPPAPRQGGSTLSHWPVQLTLVPPGAPWLKGADLLVAADCVPFAYAGFHADLLAGKALVVGCPKLDDNQAYAAKLADLIARNDLRSITVVRMEVPCCGGLAWAAREGLARSGSQVPLTDVVIGVDGSVRSA
- a CDS encoding NAD(P)H-quinone oxidoreductase, with product MKAVRFTGKGGPEVVELAEVEQPSPQRGEVLVRVRAAAMNRADLLQRRGLYPPPPGFREDIPGLELAGEVAAVGAGVTAWKVGDRVMAIASGEAQAEYALAHERMLLRVPEGMSLTDAGALPEAGLTAHDAMFTIGGLRPGAAVLIHAVGSGVATAALQIARAAGALTIGTSRTADKLEKARALGLDHGILVGQEEPKFAEEVRKLTGKRGAAVVLDFVAGAYTPENLSCVAPGGRIVIIGTMGGGKPVVDLGLLMRSRGSIVGTVLRPRPLEEKIAATVAFGRDVLPLIAAGRVKPVVDCVLPAARAREAHQRMEANDSFGKIVLEF